The nucleotide sequence AAGTATATCAGCATTCTTCAAAATCCCTCGTACTTCAAACCTACTATGCCGGGCATATTTGCATAGACCATCAAAAAAGCATCCAAGGCGGTCTGTTGGCCCATTCATAGCATCGGCATCACTGTGGTTAAAGTTTTCACGGACCCTCAAAGCATCATTATCGGAACGCTTAATTACATTAGTCTCAGATGTGTCAATGGTGGACCTCGTGGAGTAATATGCATTTTCAAGCTGCTGCAAATTCTTCATCACCCTCTCCTCGTATATGCCTGACCTGCCTCCTGACAACAATGCCCCTCTCAGGGCATTTGATGAAGTACCTGGCACATCATTAGAACTTGCTGGTACATCCATGTCCTCTAAACTGAACCCCATCCTAAACGAGTGTCTTCTCTCAGCCTCTACAATATCAGTCTGCAAGCTTGCAAGATCTGCTGATAACTTGGCAGCATGCATCTCCTTTTCTTCTTTCAGTTGAGACAGAAAATTCAGTAACAAACCAGACTCTGTGTCCTCCTCATTGATAGCAGCTGGTGCCTTATCTAACACCGATAAATCCCGACCCTCATTTATCAAGTCACATCCTAGAATGTCTCTGACAAAAAGAAAAAATGCTGTAAGGTATAAATTGACGTGGAACTATTTTCCCCAGTTTGCAGGTGGCAAAGACTTGTCATCTTACACATACAAAAGGAATTACTGCTAAATCTTTGTGTGTGATCTACAGATAAAGGATTCCTGATATATCAGAACAACGCATCTACATGTAGTTGTTCCTTCATGAAAGCAATAACTTAACATTAACAAAACCCACAAATTCACTCTATAATTATATGAACAGATCTCTAGAAAGTAGAATTAGAGAAATAGTTGTCCTACAGGTACATATATGGGACCAGATCACCAGAAGCAAACAAAGGTAATGGACATGTTAGGGAATAATCAGTTCTTCATTACACATTGAAATAACCATGCCACGGGAGCTCTTCCTTTAACTCAAATGTAACTACAATCATTCATCGGAATAGAACTAAATGAACGTCTGATTTTATCCACTTAATCAGTAAGACAATGCCTTTTTGAGCTGAGGAGAGATTGAGTATGCCCACCTTGCTTTTGGTCGAGAAAAAGGATCCGGATGCAATAGCCAAAGGCAGAAGCCAGCCTCCTTGGGACTTTCTGAAAGAAAAATTGGAGGCAGGATCCGGTGGCGAAGATCTGACATTGCAGCACAATGCAGCTCCCATGTTTCACAACAGCAAAAGAGCTGGtaagaaaaataaacttgttcAATACCTTAACCATCTGAAGATAGAATCTGTAGAATTACATGTAAACAAGAAAAGCTACTGAACTCAAATGAAATTTCCAGTAAAAGGCGGATCCAGTTGTTTATGATGCATGTGTTAGCTCCTAGAGGAATATGCTGTAACACTGAGTATATAAGGTGAGCAAGGCTAAAAAGGATAGTCATCTGCCTTTTCATACAGCCTAAGATAAGCAGGTAATGCCAAAATACCATGTCAAGCAACAAGATTATTCCATGATCTCAGACATAAATTGCACTACTCAATTAGATTATACGAATATAGCAACAGATGCTTTCAGCAATCAGACTGCTGTTGAACAACATAAAATAGCAGGCCAGCCGGTTCTGTTTTTTATTAAGCAGGAAACACTATGATATACAAGTGTGAAAAGGTCGATATCTCATAAGTAGATTGCATAATTAGAACCACATGACTTAGATTGATATAGTAAAACCATCCACAAAATGACTTCTTGAGGTGCAAACAAATAGTATTCTCACAATGTCACTTCACCTCTATGAGCATTCAAAGTGCTTAGACTTTAGAGAACCCATTACAAATCTATTTCATGACATGTCATGAAAGTAATTAACATACCTCAAATAAAAGAACCCCAAGGCTGTAGATGTTGGATGGGGATGTGCCTTTCACTTGATTGAGCTCTTCCGGGCTTCTGTACCAGCTATCTTCTAGCATCCTCAATTCAAGTACTGATTCTTGGTTGCCATAATTAGGAAAACGTTGGCCATAAGATGCATTACCACCATAGTAAGGTTCGCCAAACTTAGAACGACCTCCGACGGTGCAACTAGAATTTCCCTGTCCTGAAGCACCTAGATCAGCACCTTCACTTTGGTTGGCCCCTTTGTGGTCAGTCCGGAAGGGATGTATCGGTCTCCTGACGGCAGCAGAACCTTGTTCACCAACCTTCTGATACTTCAGGATTGAATGTCCATTGCCATTACACTCTTGGTGCAAAGTTTTCTGATCGAAGCATCGTTTTCTGTTAAAAACATCATCTGCGGCCATATCCGGTTTGGCTGGGGTTGATAAATCTTGTTTAGTGTAAGAACCGGTATATCTTACTTGGTTTGGGGATGAAAGTATAAAATACGACGGGCGCAAATGCTGTAAGGTTACACCCTGAGCATGGGATTTGTCTACATGATCAAGGATCTGCTTAAACAACTGCATTTTCTCAAACTTGCTCATTGCTTGGCGTGCGGGCTTAATTAGTTCCCTCAGGCTTGTTCCCTCATACTGAGATTCGGAAACATTTCCACCACTGCTGAAAGGTGTACCATCCAATCTGGCCACAGAATCGTGTGTTGAGCTAGGAATCTTAGGGATCTTATCCATAGGGGCTCTGGGTCTTGCATTAGCTTGAACTTGGATCTGCTCGTGTGAACCTTGGTAGGTAACCCTTTTACCCTTCAATACAGGCTTAAAGGGGGAACCCTGAAGCCCAGATGAAGGTGTCAAAGTCTTACTCCTCATCTGGTCAATAATTCTATTTGAGAAGCTACTCACTTTCAGACCATTATCCCTTTCAGACCGCTGCTCATTTTGATTCGGCCGTGAAGACAGGATATGCTGCTCGCTTTGATTCGGCCGTGAAGACAGGACATGCTGCTCACTTTGATTCGGCCGTGAAGACAGGATATGCTGCTCGCTTTGATTCGTCCGTNNNNNNNNNNNNNNNNNNNNNNNNNNNNNNNNNNNNNNNNNNNNNNNNNNNNNNNNNNNNNNNNNNNNNNNNNNNNNNNNNNNNNNNNNNNNNNNNNNNNNNNNNNNNNNNNNNNNNNNNNNNNNNNNNNNNNNNNNNNNNNNNNNNNNNNNNNNNNNNNNNNNNNNNNNNNNNNNNNNNNNNNNNNNNNNNNNNNNNNNNNNNNNNNNNNNNNNNNNNNNNNNNNNNNNNNNNNNNNNNNNNNNNNNNNNNNNNNNNNNNNNNNNNNNNNNNNNNNNNNNNNNNNNNNNNNNNNNNNNNNNNNNNNNNNNNNNNNNNNNNNNNNNNNNNNNNNNNNNNNNNNNNNNNNNNNNNNNNNNNNNNNNNNNNNNNNNNNNNNNNNNNNNNNNNNNNNNNNNNNNNNNNNNNNNNNNNNNNNGCTCGCTCTGATTTGGCCGTGAATACAGGACATGCTGCCCGCTCTGATTAAGCCGTGAAGACGGGAGATGCTGCTCGCTCTGATTCGGACGTGAAGACAGGACATGCTGCTCGCTCTGATTTGGCAGTGAAGACAGGACATGCTGGCTGCTTTGGTTCGGACGTGAAGACAGGACATGCTGCTCGCTCTGATTCTGCCGTGAAGACAAGACATGCTGCTGCTCACTCTGTTTCGGCCGTGAAGACAAGatatgctgctgctgctgattaccaaATGACATATTGAACTCGGTACTACCATTTTCGCCGCGGCCAAACGGCATTCCCTTGCCAGAAGCATCAACGTTGTGAGACCCCATGGCGTTGCCAAGGCTGACGGCCAAGGCTTCCCTGCTAGCGGCATCGGCGGTCCTCCACGCCATCCTTGTGAAGTTACCCCAGAGGCCCCGCATAACGGCAGGCCTGTCCCCAGTGCCGCCAGTGCTCCCGCCGGCAGAGGCAGCAGGCTGGTGAGCCTCGGAGCTGATGCAGTTCCTcacggtgagctcctccaccctcTCGTCGGCGTTGCTGCCCGCCAGgcagcgctgctgctgctgctgggtgACGCTGCCGGGCCTGGACGACTCGGAGCGCGACATGCCGACGCTGGCCGGCCCCATCACGCCGTCCGTGCCGGTGCCCATGGAGTTGAAGAAGGAGAAATGCTCGGACCACTCGATTTCGCGGGCGTGCGGCAGCGGCGTGGCGGGCATCTCGACCGGCTCGCTGCCCACCGGCAGCTGCTGCTGCGCGGCCTGGCCGCCCTCCTTGCCGCCCTTAACCTGCACATCCCCGCCGCCGGCGGCCAACTCCGCCGCCCTCGCACCTTCCATCCCCGCCCGAAACCTAGCCACGCGCTTGGGATAAGATCACGGCCCACCGCagcatccccctccccctcctcctcctcctagtcaGCCCGCCCGATTCAGCGGCCGGCACCGCACAGTCGCGGGCTCGCAGCGGCCGCCTCGGCCCGACAAATCCCGCCCGAGAGGTGGGACCACGGCCCCGCGCGGGTCACCTGCAGGCCACAAACAGAGCGGAGAGGTCAGGATTCGCCGGCCGAGGCAGCGGAACGCACACCCGCCCGCACCAAATCACGGCCGCCGGAACTGACCGCGGGGAGAGGGGAGAACGGAAGGCCGCCGCCGCGGGAAGGATGGGGAGGAGTTTTCCCGAAAGGGAAAGGCGCGCAGGTTCCCTAATTTCCGTGCCGGGCCGCGAGCGTGCGGGAGAGGGGACGGGTGGAGACGAGGGTGGTACTAGTTGGGCGCAAGAGGGGGGAGgggacgaggaagaagaagcggtGAGGGGCTAAacaaacggaaggaaagagagaAAAATCGCGtgcgtgccgctgctgctgctgctgctttatcCTCCCGTCCCACCGTACCCACTTGTTTCTGCGCTCCGCTTGCATCCGCCGGTCACGCCTTCGGGGTCCGCGGTGCAACGCTGGCCTCTTGTTCGGGCGGGGGGCAGATCATTCGTGCGGCCAGATTCGCCTCGCGCGTGTGGCCTCGGGTGGTTTGCTTGGTCGACTCGGGCGCTGGGCGGCTGAGAGTCAGCGTAATTAAGTGCGAGCTGGCGCTGACGCGGTGCGCTTTCGCTGTCCAAAGCCTCTGCCCTGACAATACTTAACCGGCCAAATATACCGGGACGAGTCCATTTCTCATGATTACAAAGGTCAAACGCTTAGACTTAGTGAGTGAACgcctttgttttttccttttttgcggGGCGACTTGGGTGAATGTCAAACCCAGGTGATCTCATCCCTAAAAGCTGCCGCTCGAACCGGACGTGCAAACCGGATTCTCGTGATTCAAAAAAAAAAGGCACCGTTTTATTTaaaacttactccctccgttcggaattactcgtccataaaatgaatgtatctagatgtattttagttatagatacatccgaTTTTGTgataagtaattccgaacggaggaagtacatgatAAGCTCGGTACAGCGGTTAGTTTTGTCGACGACTTTGGCGGCTCGGGGGTTGTCGGGAGAATTTTATGCCTCTCTTCTGCACCCGTCCAAGAAATGGTATGCTATCGACAAGTTAGATGGGCAtacttccttcgcacgcttgtttAGTCTCACTTTTTCGGTATACGGCAGAACTTACCTTTCAATCCGgacgactctgagtctcaatctggatacgtattggaACGTGAGAGCAATTAGgtagagtagcttcatgcagagcTTTGTGGACATAGATATATGCAAAGTACGCACGGCTTTGAATGTTGTGAACCCGTTGACTAaaatctctctcacaagcaaaacatgatcacgcctTAGAACTAattggttgttaatcacatggcgatgtgaactagattattgactatagtgcaagcgggagactgatggaaatatgccctagaggcaataataaagttgttattattatatttctttactcatgataaaaggtttattattcatgctagaattgtattgaccggaaacttaaatacatgcgtggatacataaacaaatatcgtgtccctactgggcctctactagactagctcattgatcagatATGGTTAAggttccctaaccatagacatgagttgtcatttcataacgggatcacatcattatgaaaatggtgtgatggacaagactcgaccattagcatagcatatgatcgtttagtttattactactgctttcttaatgtcaaatacatgtttcttcgaccatgagatcatgcaactccaggactgcggaggaatgccttgtgtgccatcaaacgtgacaacgtaattgggtgatcataaaggtgctctacaggtatctctgaaggtgtgtatgttgagttggcatggattgagactgggatttgtcactccgtatgacggataggtatctctgggcttctcggtaatacaacatcacaagaagcttgcaagcaaactgactaaggagttagttacgggatgatgtattacggaacgagtaacttgccagtaatgagattgaactaggtatggagataccgacgatcggatctcgggcaagtaacataccaaagaacaaagtgaactacgtatgttgtcataaaggttcgatcgataaagatcttcgtgaaatatgtaggaaccaatatgggcatccaggtccccctattggctattgaccgaagAAGCGTCTTGGTtatgtctacatcattcttgaacccgtagggtccgcacgcttaacgttcgttgatgatataatataatatgagttatgtatgttgatgtcgAGGATGCTTATGGGCTTGAACCCGAGGATGCTTGAACCCGGttagtgtgtgatacgtctccaacgtatctataatttttgattgttccattctattatattacctgttttggatgcttatgggctttattctacatatttatatcattttcgggactaacctactaaccggaggcccaacgcatattgttgttttttttgcctatttcggtatttcgaagaaaaggaatatcaaacggagtccaaacggaatgaaacctttgggatcgttatttttggaacaaatctgatccggagagcttggggtgcaagtcaagaaagctccgagggccccatgatataggagggcgcccccccctataggacgccccctgtctcgtgggcccctcgggcgtccaccgacgtacttcttcctcctatatatacccacggaccccgaaaacatccaggggcaccacgaaacacaatttccaccaccgtaaccttctgtatccgcgagatcccatcttggagccttcgtcggcactctgccggagggggaatcgaccatggagggcctctacatcaacatccttgcccctcctatgagttgtgagtagtttacctcagacctacgggtccgtagttattagctagatggcttcttctctctttttggatctcaatacaatgatctccccctctcttgtggagatctattcgatgtaatctctttttgcggtgtgtttgtcaagatccgatgaattgtgagtttatgttcagatttatctatggttattaattgaatcttctctgaattcttttatgtatgattgagttatctttgcgagtctcttcgaattatcggtttggtttggcctactagattgatcttttttgccatgggagaagtgcttagctttgggttcaatcttgcggtgttcttacccagtgacagaaagggttgcaagacacttattgtattgttgccatcgaggataacaagatgggttttatatcatattgcatgagtttatccctctacatcatatcatcttgcttaaagcgttactccgttcttatgaacttaatactctagatgcatgctggatagcggtcgatgtgtggagtaatagtagtagatgcaggcaggagtcggtctacttgttttggatgtgatgcctatatacatgatcatgcctagataacgtcataattattcgcttttctatcaattgcttgacagtaatttgttcacccaccgtaatacttatgctctcgagagaagcctctagtgaaacctatggcccccgggtctatctcttatcatatttgctttcaatctacttttatttgcatctttaattttcttgcatctatatcataaaataccaaaaatatatttatcttatcatactatctctattagatctcactttcgcaagtggtcgtgaagggattgacaacccctttattgcgttggttgcgagttctcagtttgtttgtgtaggtgcgtgggacttttgaggagcctcctactggattgataccttggttctcaaaaactgagggaaatacttacgctacacttgctgcatcaccctctcctcttcggggaaaacaaacgctagctcaagatgtagcaagaaggatttctggcgccgttgtcgaggaggtcttcactcaagtcaagacataccaagtacccatcacaaactcatatccctcgcatttacattatttgccatttgcctctcattttcctctcccccacttcttgtcgttttattcgcccgctctttcccaatctcctcctctctttttccgcttgccttttttctgtttgcttgtgtgttggattacttgttgccatggcacaagataataccaagttgtgtgatttctcgaataccaataataatgatttccttagtactccgattgctcctcttaatgatgttgagtcttgtgaaatcaatactgccttgctgaatcttgttatgaaagatcaattcgccgtccttcctagtgaagatgtcgctactcatctaaacaattttgttgatttgtgtgacatgcaaaagaagaaagatacggataacagtattgtcaaattgaagttatttccgttttcacttagagatcatgctaaagtttggttttcgtctttgcctaaaaatagtattgattcttggaacaagtgcaaagatgcttttatctctaagtattttcctcccgctaagatcatcactcttaggaacgatattatgaattttaaacaacttgatcacgagcatgttgcccaatcttgggaaagaatgaaattgatgcttcgcaattgccctactcatggtttgaatttatggatgatcatacaaatttttatgccagtttgaactttgcttctagaaatctcttagatttggccgcaggaggcacgtttatggaaattacattaggagatgctacaaaattgcttgataatattatggctaattattctcaatggcacaccgaaagatcttctagtaaaaaactgcatgctataaaagaaatcaatgttttgagtggaaagatggatgaacttatgaagatgtttgctactaaaaatactcctcttgatcccaatgatatgcctttgtcttctttgattgagaataataatgaatctatggatgtgaattttgttggtaggaataattttggaaacaatgcttatagaggaaatttaatgctagaccattccctagtaatccctctaataattatggaaattcatacagtaattcttatggtaattttaataagatgtcctctgattttgagaatagtgtgaaagaatttatgatttctcaaaagaattttaatgctttgcttgaagaaaaattgctcaaagttgatgatttggctaggaatgttgatagactttcgctcgatgtcaattctcttaaacttggatcctcttctcctaagcatgatatcaatgagtctctcaaagtaatgagaatctccattgacgagagcaaggaaagaaccgctagattgcatgctaaaaaagaaagctttataaaagcgtgttcttctaatcttcacgaaaataatgatgaggatcttaaagttatcgatgtgtctcctattagatttatgttttgcaatatgaa is from Triticum aestivum cultivar Chinese Spring chromosome 1B, IWGSC CS RefSeq v2.1, whole genome shotgun sequence and encodes:
- the LOC123147298 gene encoding protein SUPPRESSOR OF PHYA-105 1 (The sequence of the model RefSeq protein was modified relative to this genomic sequence to represent the inferred CDS: added 304 bases not found in genome assembly), encoding MEGARAAELAAGGGDVQVKGGKEGGQAAQQQLPVGSEPVEMPATPLPHAREIEWSEHFSFFNSMGTGTDGVMGPASVGMSRSESSRPGSVTQQQQQRCLAGSNADERVEELTVRNCISSEAHQPAASAGGSTGGTGDRPAVMRGLWGNFTRMAWRTADAASREALAVSLGNAMGSHNVDASGKGMPFGRGENGSTEFNMSFGNQQQQHILSSRPKQSEQQHVLSSRQNQSEQHVLSSRPNQSSQHVLSSLPNQSEQHVLSSRPNQSEQHLPSSRLNQSGQHVLYSRPNQSEQHVLSSLPNQSEQHVLSSRPNQSEQHLPSSRPDQSEQHIPSSRPDQSEQHISSSRQNQSEQHIMSSRLNQSEQHTPSSRPNQSELHIPSSRPNQSEQHIPSSRTNQSEQHILSSRPNQSEQHVLSSRPNQSEQHILSSRPNQNEQRSERDNGLKVSSFSNRIIDQMRSKTLTPSSGLQGSPFKPVLKGKRVTYQGSHEQIQVQANARPRAPMDKIPKIPSSTHDSVARLDGTPFSSGGNVSESQYEGTSLRELIKPARQAMSKFEKMQLFKQILDHVDKSHAQGVTLQHLRPSYFILSSPNQVRYTGSYTKQDLSTPAKPDMAADDVFNRKRCFDQKTLHQECNGNGHSILKYQKVGEQGSAAVRRPIHPFRTDHKGANQSEGADLGASGQGNSSCTVGGRSKFGEPYYGGNASYGQRFPNYGNQESVLELRMLEDSWYRSPEELNQVKGTSPSNIYSLGVLLFELFCCCETWELHCAAMSDLRHRILPPIFLSESPKEAGFCLWLLHPDPFSRPKARDILGCDLINEGRDLSVLDKAPAAINEEDTESGLLLNFLSQLKEEKEMHAAKLSADLASLQTDIVEAERRHSFRMGFSLEDMDVPASSNDVPGTSSNALRGALLSGGRSGIYEERVMKNLQQLENAYYSTRSTIDTSETNVIKRSDNDALRVRENFNHSDADAMNGPTDRLGCFFDGLCKYARHSRFEVRGILKNADILNSPNVICSLSFDRDEEYFAAAGVSKKIKIFEFDALLNDRVDIHYPIVEMPSKSKLSCVCWNNYIKNYLASTDYDGTVQLWDASTGQGFTQFTEHRKRAWSVSFSEVDPTKLASGSDDCCVKVWNINQKNSVDTIRNVANVCCVQFSPYSSRMLAFGSADYKTYCYDLRHTRIPWCTISGHGKAVSYVRFLDAETLISASTDNTLKIWDLNRTNPNGLSTNACSLTLSGHTNEKNFVGLSVHDGYITCGSENNEVYSYYKSFPMPITSHKFGSIDPITGQETNDDNQQFVSSVCWRGRSNMVVAANSSGSIKVLELV